GCATTTACCCCCCTTCTAGGGAAGTCCTATGGCAACACTTACACATTttattcagaaggaaaaagaaagcattttcttagacctaaggaagaaaaaaaaaaaaaaaaaaaaaaaaagtagatttattTTCTCAACTATACATATACACTTTAAACTTCAGGATTTTCTGTCTCCTCCAACTCTCAGGTGGTGCTGGGGAAAacagctgtggggacactgaggtCTCAGGGTCAGATCCTGAGAGATGCAGAGTTTGTTCCAAAGACAGCTAATGGGAGCTGTGAGTGCTCTGACTCACCTGGCTTTCTTTCAcgtattttcattttaaataccTCTGTTTAAGCCCTCTGGAGAGGGTTAACTCCAGAATGGACCTGTAGTGCACCAGTAATCCTGAAAGGTTTGTATAGCAGAACCGTAGATAAAATAGACAACAAAATTACATACAGTAAATTTCCATGATTCCCcctttccaggagaaaaaaagatgtcaGGGTTAACAGTTTCACTGCACCTTTAGCCATTCCCATAACTACAGAATAAATCCTTTAACACTAGTGTGAAATTGCAAATTGTTCTGTGCTCttccttgaaaaataaaaatgtaaattaaaaccaaaaatcaacACAAACATTTCTCATTAAATGAAAAGAGACACAAGAAAGGTCGGGTGGGGACTGCAGACACACAGCATGCTAAAGAGTGACCAAATAGTGCAATGGTTTCTGACTCTGTGGGGGGACGGACGGACGGCTCCCCTTCAGTACCAGCTGGATGCCTCTGGAGAGCTCCAGAGGTACCATGTGGATCTGCAGCCCTAAAGCTCGAGTTTGAGGCTGGCTGGGCTCCACAGCCccatgtgcagctgcagcaggtctGCACACCTTGGCTACATCTGTGACTGCAGGACAGGGATTGGCATGCTCAAGGACACGGCCGCTTCCCAAACATGAAATTTAGTTGCCAAAAGAGAATTTGATGGCTGGTTCTAGAAAGCTGCTTGAGCCACAGCTGAAAGATGGATTCAGATCTAAAATCTGTGCATGTCTGGTGTAGTTTCTGTGGGATCGCCTCCTTCTCCTGAACACAACTACAGACACCAAccatccctctctcctgctcccatcCAAGCAGCCGGACACCCGCAGCCCTTGCTGTCAGCTTTGGCTGGGGCCTGCCATGAGCCCACTAAAGCAGGGCTTGGGCAGAGGGTCACTAAAAAGTAGAGTCTCCAGGTTCCCACAGTGAAACAAGTTTATCACCATCCACTACCTGGTGAGAGGGTCTGTGGGCAGATCTTCTGCTGATATTTCAAACGTGACTATCCAAAGATCAGAGACCAAAAGAAATCCAACAATCCTCATCGGACTAGAAAGCAATTTCCACTGCTCACCAGCAACTCCCTACCCTCGTCTCCCAGGTTCAAAGGATAAATAGGGAGTCACAACTCCTTTACTCACCCGCTGGGAACTAAACCCTTCATCAAATCACACATTAACAAAGCTCACTGTGTGCAAAAGACTTACGCTAAAACAGTTCCACCCTACATAGTGCAGTCAACACAGTTTTTAACTTAAATTTGCAGCTTGTTCTTTACAAGTACTTGGCAGAgaatatttatattcttttgacaccatataaataatatttatacaGCTTAGACATTTTGAGACATGCATTAGACTTTAAGTAGTACATACTTCTTGATCATATATGCAAATATTACTGTCAATTAAACCAAGTAGCCTTATGCCGGACCATGTCTCGCGTTATCCAGGATGTTTGACGGGGGCTCTGAGTCGTCCATGGGCAGGACCAGGCGTGTTCCCCGGATCACGAGTTCATGGTCCCCAAAAGCCAGCTCCCGGTCCAGGGCATCCTCCGAGCTGTTCCCCACGAACCGCCGGGACGCACTGCTGGACGCCACTGAGTCAGTGTTCACCATGGAGTCCCCATATGTCAGGCTGATGTCCCCGTCATTCAGAATGAGGTCGGAGTCATcgtccttcagctgctcctggttctGGGGAAGAAACAGGAGGAAAGTGCTGTTAAACTCTTCCAGAATGGCTGTTTACAATGGCACGGTGATGGTGACTGAGCAGAGACAGAGGTACCGAGTCACAGGCTCTCCTGCACCGTGACCAGAACCAGAtgtgacacacacacatctcAGAGCCCAGGTGACTCATACCATACAGAATTTCTCTGCAGACTGCCTAAAAGGGCTCTCCCAGCTCTCTTCTTTCTGGTGCCATAGCCAGGTACTCAGCATGCAGCATTTGTGGCATGGACCGGATCAAATACTCATGAGCACAGGAATTGCATTTCTGACCCATCACAGACATTTCTGGTTTGTCAGGAAACTTGATGCTGATACTGTGCAGATAGGGCAAGAAGACTCCTGGCGTGGACAGCTGCCACTGCAAGGGGCCCCTGGGCACGGCAATGCTGGCTAACTTTCTGGTTGTGAGTGATGCAGCTGAAAGGGCTGCAGGAATGGCTCAGCTGTAAGGCGGGAAGCAAGCAGGGGATAGGGAATTGTGTGTCCTCCCAGCTAGGCCTGGGGAAGGACAGCTGCGACAACTTCATTGAGCCAGTCACTGAGGAACCACCATGGATACACCACAAACCCCTTCATGACCTAAcagcaggctggaaaagcaaaatacccATGGGAATTAATTCATCCATCAGCCCAAATATCTGATTTCCCTCATGCTCCCAGCTtgatgctgcagagcagcatcctaaagagaaacaaaaacacatCAAACCCACAGCACCATGACAGAAAGGAAACTAAAGGACTCACCTCGTACGCCTGTGGGCTCGTCAGGCACCGGGCAACAGGCCCACAGCACCCTGGGAGTGTGGTGGTCAGCGGGGGACCACTGTGTGTCAGGAGAGGCTTCAAATAGCTACGGAGAGGGttaaggagaaaagaggaacGGGGCCACGTTGGTGAGTcaagggctgggagggcagcACTGAAGGACTCGACATTGCGAGgaaatcacagaaagaaaagaaacacaaatgcatGGAAGCATGGAAGTTGTAATGGTGTGCAACGAGAATGCAACcaaacacagcaggacacagtCCTGGTAAGATGCTCAGCTTGTCCCATCACCCTGTGCCCCTCAGCCTAACATCGCTCCTCCACTAATTTACAGCACAGCACctggaagggaggagaggcaCAGATCTACCAAGAGGAACTGCAAGTAAGAAAACCCTCAtcccttcctgcccctgggATTAAGGACCCCCAAGATTCCAGTCTTGGAGAACCCAGCTTTGAATGGAACTGCTGCTGCATTCTCACTGACAGAGGGTGGAAATTGTCATTTCTTGCAGCCACAGACACAAGTAGGTGCAAGCCAAAACACAGCAATGTCATGGGAAAGCAAACACTGGCTCCTCTGCTAAGCAGGGAGCAAGTCATGGTTCCAGTGAGAGGTGTCTGGGCAGTGGGATCTGACATGGCATACACTGGCTGCCACCCAAGGATACTTGTGGTCGAAGTTGTACCACATGCGGAAAAGCCAAGCGCTTTCAGCCTTTGTGCTCCTCCTCTCACTCTCTGGGACACCCTGTGGGAGAGCAAAACAGTAAAGAGGGGCAGGACAACATGCCATGACCTGGATCAGGGCCAGGAGACCCCATGGGACACTGGATTATCCCCAGGGGACACAAAGAGACACAGATTTTCCCACTGCCTCTTGAGAAGAAGCCTTTGGGTTGCCGTGTGTATAAGGACGTTCACACCACAACAGGCTGCATTTAGCAGCATCCAACTGCCTCAGGGAGGTGGCATCAAAGCATAGAGTGACCATTTTGCTGCTAGAACCTTCCAGTGTCTGGCCCCAAGGTTTAAAGTGcctcagagccagcagctgcacccAGACATCTCATTTAATGACTGACAGATCGTACCTCCATCAGATCTTGGCTGACACTGCTGCATGCAAATAACTGTGTGTTATGGGAACTCCAGGCTTCCTTttagtcagagaaaaaaatataaaactgtgTGGAGGGGACTGTGAATACAATTACACATTTCATAGAAATCTGGCTCACAGATTTATGGCCCTGGGATGCCTGTCACATTTGATGCTTtctctccaggagctggatgAACAGCTCTGAATAAAATGAATCTCCAAGGTGCAGAATCCACACTGAAACCAAGGAGAGCCACAGTCACAGCACAACCAGGCTGCAGACACGTGAATGAGACAGCTGGAACTACCAGGCAGGAaacctcccagggctgggaggctCCAGCATTGATCTCAGTGTGGTCAGTGGTTCCGGGGCTGCCACATATCTACCCACAGGAAAAGGGAGTAAGCAGGGGCTGAGAGTACTCATGGGTAAAAGTGGGGCAGAAGATGCTACATAAATGAGTCAGTAAATGGTGTTTCTGTACTGCCCTGGACACTGGGACGAGGCAGAGCCTCCAATGTCATGCTCactttgggttttatttcaaaCCCAGCAAGGGAGAGACTGAATCTATTGCAGCAGCAACGTGGACTGACTAAACAGTCCAGCGTTGCTTCTGTGCCCTTCTTTCCAGCTGAGTCAAAACAAGTCTCACGAAAAccagagagcacagaaaagctgtgacTCCCACTGACTGCAAACTTTCACAGGAGGAGCTAAAaactcctgcagctggaaggaagcagagcacagacaggCATTCACAGGGTCAGGATGTAACTCCTGCCCTGAGGGTGCAGTGCAAATTCCTCTGCAGAGGTGCCTAGCAATGCACACTCACCACGTTCTCCTGATCCGTGTCCACACCGACCCTGTGAGGGGAGAACAAGCACAGTGTCACACAAAATGCCAGGGTTGGGATCTGGGGGGAAGGACAGGATCTGCCTCTGGTCTCTGACAGCCGAGCAGCCTGAGGTGAGAGCAGGCCGAGGGGGAGGCCATGCTGAGCCAGGGGAGCCCTGCACTTACCGGATGTTGAGGCAGGACAGCATGGCTGTGGTGCCCCCACCAAACACCCACACCGTGAAGAAGACGATGAGCAGGGTGGTGCTGAACATCATCTGCCGGGCGTAGGTGGCCGTGTCACGGATGGCCAGGGCGAAGGCCATGGCTCCGCGCAGCCCTGCGGGAAGGaggagcacaggagctgtgtcagcccccagcacaggccaCCCCCATGGCCAGCTTCCCACATGGGGTTTAcatcctgctgcccctctgctgggACCACCAGGGGAGAATAGTGATGATTTTGTCACCCCTCTTTCTGAGCCTAGAAAGGTAAACCCTCCTCCTGCCGTGTGCCATGCACTTGAAGCAGGACAGGAGGAGCTCATTCCTACATCTCAAACCACTGagtcccctcctgcccagcctttcctccagaCATTGCCCATAAGAGATTTAGAGTTGAATAAGGAATATTTTCCAGGTTCTCAGGGGCAAGGAAGTGCCAGTGGGCCACATGGTCAGAGAAAGGATGTAGTAACGTACCAGCAAACATCATCATGTGCTGCAAATTCGTTCCAATCTTATTTCTTCTCCCCAAATTCAGTAAAAATGACAATGGGTAAATATTGGCAGCTCTTCCTAGGAAGATAGCAAGCTGTATTTGCACATGTTAAGGAAATTGCTCTTCCTGTGTCTCCCACCACATTCCACCTGCAGACATAGCCAGTTTCTACTGCCCAAAGGAAACTGGGAGCCACAGAAACGCCGGTGCTCTGGCTGCAAAGAAAATAACCCAGCTCTGAATGCTACAGCACTGTGGGAAGAGCAGGCTACTGCCCTGCTGaaacacagcacacactgcaATTCAGGAATATCATACAGAGACAAGCACAAATAAACAAAGGTAATGATGAAAGGAGATGTTAGACAAgtgagaggagagaaaaaccACCATTTCCCACAGTACGCTCTCTGCTGCCAGGTCCATTTTGCACCCCAAAAATTATTTGTCTTCTGTGAAGCTCAAGTTATCATAGCTATGACAACCCCTCTGACATTCCCCAGCATGCCACACTTCACAGCTGGGTTTAAAGCTTTAAGCCAAGTCCCATTCCCAAAGATTATTCAgcaaaatgaaagcagcagccgttgagaagggaaaaaaaatctaatactctttctgttttcatagaCTGTGAGATACAAGAATCACCAGTCCCTTCATAttgctttttatctttgaaGCTGTGCCTTTTAATACCAGCACCCAGATGGCAAAAATAATCTTGGAGCCAGTATTTAGCACAGCCTTGAATAATATGGAAAATGCTTCTAGCTTTTATGTTCTTTCCTGAACATCACAATTTTCATAAGAGATGTATTTCATGATCTGTCTCATGAATGAGCTATTTTATCAGTGAGTTAGCCAGTTCCCACTGAAGAGGCACAGCACAAAATTCCAGTATAACAGCCCAAATGGCATTTCTCTGTTCACCCCTTCTGCCCTACTGCAACCCCACAAAAGCTGATCAGGGAAATTCAGCTGAGCCTGCTGCAAACCCACGGACCAGAACTggtaaaaacattttgtttaccAGTATAAACTTGCATCAGTGCTGGCAAAGggtgaaaataattctgtacaTTTAACTGGCTTTCCTGtgatgtgaaaaaaattccttcaaaattcttgtttttctgagaCATACCAGGGCCCTTGTTCCCATTAGCATCAGCCTGCAGAACAGGAAATCCTTTCTCGTTACATCATTCAGAGGCATCTACTGTAGTTGCAACTGTGCTGTTTGAccaaaaaaaagctttttttcaggGTTAACCAAGTGTACTagcagagaaaagaggaaataaacaGCTAAACCAGGCAGCTCTCCTTTGCAAAGCCCCTCCTGGTGCCACATGACAATGCCTGGTATTGGCATCATGGTCACATTGAATGATGAGTCCCTGCAACAGCTGATTCAGATGCCCACAAGAGGAGAGAAGAcggaaaagaaaaacaacagaaaagctggaaaaagaatCTCTGTCTTCTTAAAATAACCAGCAAAGGCATCACCACATGGCAGAAAtccccttttaaaaataaagctaaactgattgaaaaaatacaaacccactcatttgaatgaaaaacacaaattGGGAATGAGGCacctctccctttctttctgtcctATAAATTGGACTCCAAAGGATACAAAGGCCCCCATCACAAAGGTAGGGTTAAAGACATGGTTCTGAAAGGCGAACAGTGCAAGTCCCATGTAGGAGAAGATGAAGTTTTCTGCCAAGAAATTCAGAAGCTCAAacaactgaaagagaaaaaacaaaagtgagttAGACAGatttaacaagaaaaacatGTTAGCCCATCTGTCATGCAATAAATACTTTTGCAGAAGCAACCCTAATGAAATGCAGCTGTAAGAAGACAGATGCACCTAATTCTGGctagagggaaggaaaaaatattgaatttgaAATTCAGAGAGGCTGAAGGGGTCTGAGGAGTTCTCACCTGCTTAGTTCTGTGTTGGGACTCTGTAGATAAGTTGTTATAGGTATAATGGGCCTGTGTGATCCCACAGAAGAGCACAGCCACCAcacctggggagcagagcatcACATTAGACTCCTGGTCAGGAAAagggagctgagctgcaccTCAGGCCTGTAGGGAACTTAATGCAGTAACCTCAGAATCATTAAACTTCTGCAAGCAGAGGGGGAGCCCCGGCTACAATTGATATTGAGAGAAGCAAAACTCAGTGGCTCCACCACCTCTGCAGATCTCCATCccagaggcagggctgtgctggagcttgCCTGTAAAGCCACATGCTTCAGCCAGCAGGAATGTGCTCCAGGACATCAAGAAGAACAAGCCAGTCTCCAGCAATGGGAACTCACGAAGTTTGGTGAACTTGGTGACGTTGCAGATGGTTAAGGACAATTTGGAGAGACACTACAGGCTAACAGCATATCAAATCCAATTGTGCATCACAGCTACACAGTCAGCCCCTAAAAAGGCTATGGCACTGTCCTTCATtaatttaggggaaaaaaaataaaacatctgggTGAAATGCCatgcagcaaaaaataaataagctgCTATGcaaacacttggaaaaaaacataaagagTGAAAAGGATATTAAAGCTGTCACAACTCCAGTAGCTGCTCCCATTGCAAAAGATCCACTGAATATCCCCAGGAAGATCCCGATGGACTTGAACATTGCTGTGACATCAAACGTGTGGCTGTTGTCACCCGCTGGCTGATACGCAACTATTGagctggaagaggagggaaagcaCAAGAATAAAACTGCTTAGTCTGGAGGGAGAGTCACCTCACCGTGCTACACGAGCCTTGCAAAGTGCTACAACTGCTGCAAACACTGAGCCTGAGGAACCAGGGAGACACAATCCCCTGGGATCACAGCGTGTAGTGGCTGCACAccctccctgtcctggggagtTTGGGATCAGCCACCCCACCTAGGCCTGGATGTGCAGTTATTCCTGAACATTAGGGAGCAGGGGACCAAAGCCCATGTCTCATGTGACGTGTGGTATTTATGGTGgtgtttgggggggggggggggggggggggggggggggggggggggggggtggggggggtgtTTGGCACCAGCTCTCTAATGCCAGGTGCTGTGGGACCACAAAGCATTCAAGTGGGAAACCTCCATTTCTCCACCTAGGCAGCTGACATGAATGTCCCCCAGAGAAGTGTAACTGCTTCCATTCTGCCACATTTAACATGCACTACATTTAGTTTgcactgctctgagctccaAAGTGCAATACCACAGCATAGCCAAGGCAGACAGTGCCATGCAACAGCAGCAACACCATTCTCTGCATCCACCAGACCTCAACAGACCTTTGTGATGAGATGGCAAACAGGTCTGCAGTGCTGATCCCATCTCAGTCTGTTCCCTCCTAACTCCTGATGAGCTGAGCCTTGCATTAGCCATTCCATTGTTCTACCTGGAAAGGCTGAGATACAGGGGGGGCCCTTATCCAGCTCCTAAATCCCATTTATCAACTCCTTACATCACTTTCCTTGATGTAAACTTATTGAAAACATTAACTTCCTAGTTAGCAATCCCTTGGCTCACTCTGTTAAAACTCCTGGATGTGAACTTTAAACATTTGCTGTTTAATCTGCTGAGAACAGACACTTACTGCCTTGCACACACATTTTGCAGCTTTCTCCCCTAACTATACACCAACATTTTCTGCAACACAAATTACAAACCTCCCCTTGCCAACACATTGCAGGTAATTTCCCTTGCTAAACTTCCCTGCTTTTAATACAGCTCATTTTACAGCTCTTGATTTCCCCTGTTGCTGCCCATGGGGCTTCCCATGGTGTTTAATCCCTGTGAATCCTCCCTTTGGAAGAAGCAGGTAGAGATCCTGCAGCTGCATTTACCCCTCTGctcccaaactgcagctctggcacctcACTGCCCACCAGCTTTAGGTTCTGGGTTCAATTCCTCTTCATCTTGCAACAAGTTCCAGCTACCAAGCCACGCCAGGCCAAGACAGGAACAGAAAGGCACAGATCCTGCTCCTTAAGCACAGGAACAGACATTTGCCCAGGGCTGAAAGCAGGCAGAAGAGGAGCCTTGGGGAACCCAGACTGGGCAAAAGCCACTGAAGAGCCCAGCTCCGCATCCTACCCTGCCCACAGTGCTGAGGCAAAATAACTGCTGTGTGaactcagagctgctgccttggtGCAAATTATCctggttttggggagggggtggACTGAGCTCAGCTTatggagagaggaaagcaggaaatcAGAGCAACAGCTACAGAGCTGGCACTGAAGCAGAGCAAGAGGCAAATCACTGCAGGCAGTGCCATCACCTACACGTGCTGAGATCCACCACAAATCCCATTACTCTGAGGCTGAATCCACCCACTCCCACCCAGAacccaccagcacaggctggaagaCCCCATCCCCTCCTCACTCATGATCACTTCTGAAACACAATCTGGTTGTGCAGCGTTTCCTCTcacaccagcagtgacacatcCAGCAAAAAAGCCAGAGTGAGCAATAGAAAGAGTTCCAGAAACCTCAACAGAAACACTCAATTCAGTAAATACAACACACAGCTTCAGAGTGTGTTACTTGCTGCCTCCAGTGAAGCCCACACAACCAGCATGCTGGAGTGACAAGTACTCcggaaatattttctccattaGTCTTAGCTATATGTTAAGCTGTCACCATTGCAGGTATTATATATTACTGAACAAATTCCCATGATGACAACACAGtgaaaacacagataaaataTGTCCTGCATGCAAAggacataaaatattaaagaatataAAACATTCTTTAGAAAGGCAGCCAGTTTCCCATGTGTTCAGTCAAGGGCATTAACTCCAGCTGTAAGAACATTAACTCCTTgaagtggggagagaaaggaaacagctgCTTCACCAGCTATTTCCACCTAAACAAAAGCAGGGATTTGCGGATGGGAAGCAATGCAGGTAGGAGCAAAGCCATCAGCAAGGGGTTTCAGTGGGATCTTGTGGCTGAAAAGCAGACGTGgtgcttttcctgtttcagagGGACATAAAAACTTCCCTATGGATGGGTCAACTGAccacagaagcaaaacaaaaccatccaTCATGCAGAGGGAAGCTGTAAGGGTAGTCCATAATCCCAAGCAGTGGTAAGCAATGAGGACATGCATCAGAATGTCACTACAGCTTTTTGGGACACTTAAGACGCTCATGCAAACACCCATGTTCCTATTTTACAGGGGCAAGGCCGAGTGGCTCCCCCCAACTCCTGACATGtaacacacagaacacacagaacaattctaaataaaaacagaagacaCTTACGAAGACAGCACTATGGCAACGGCATCATTGAGGACGCTTTCGCCAAAGAGAAGGGCATATAGCTCAACATCGACCTGGAGTTCATGGAATATGGCAAGGACAGTCACTGATGAATAGAAAAATAGAGAGACATTCAAAAAGGTGCTGTTATTTCGATGTAATCAAAGATCAAACATCCTTTTTAGAAAGCTgcccccggggccaggcctgccaaacctcggggggggggggggggggggggggctgcCTGtgagaaaacaattaaaactgACTATATCTCCTCTATCCCCTCTGcccggctcctccgatggggaaAAGAGGAGGACTGCATATTTCAGATCAATAGTATTAACCCTACACCAGAAACTTCCAATGTGTGTATTAATATacacaaattttaatttaaaattttaaaatatatccttaactcctaaaaaaaaaaaaagtctctatttcttttaaaataaaaacagttttagaAAGCAGAGGTCTGGAAGCTGTATTGCACataactgaagaaaattaaaaggcacAGAGACAAATCTGACCTCTAAGTATGTCACAAATAAATTAAGCTGCAAAATTCAGAAGAAGGGAACTCGCAGGGGTTTCAGactttcttcccctctgccccacaACTCAAACCAGGCCAAAATGTAGGGAAAGCATGTAACACACCTGGGTCAGTGGCCGACACGATGGCCCCAAACAGGAGGCAGTCAGTGAAGTAGAAATCTCCCCTGAGCTGCCCAGTGACTTTCATCAGCACCACGCAGCCATACACAACAGAGCTGGGGATCAGAAGAGGCAGTTACACATCTCTGCAATGCATTAAAACAACATTCATATGGGCTTGGTTTCCCTGAATTTAGCAGATTAAAGCTACTCAAATGCCAGAACACCAACGAACTGCATGGGATGCACTGAGACTGGTGAAACCCCAGGGCCATGATCTTGGAGGTGAATGCTGGACCACACACACCAAAGCACCCTCTGAACTGGAGCACAAAAGTGGTGCCAACAGGGAACCAGGACCAGAACTCCTTCAGGAGCATAACATGgctaaagaaaagcagcagccaggcttaTGGGGTCACACAATCACTTTGCAGTGCTGCACATTAACACAGTTCAGTGAAGTCACCTTGGATTGACTCTGAAATGGCCAAAACTTTCAGTGAGGAGCAGATAACGCAGATGCTGAGTTTGCTTGAATCCACTGGACTCCAGTGGAAAACACCCTATATCAGCCTGTGTGCTACTATCCACGGTGGGAACCATCCAGCAGCCTCTGCACTGAGGGATAAACAATTTGAAACACATCTGTGCTCACTAGACACCCACCTTTATAATCCTGCCTTCTACTCTTGTGCCTCAAGTTTATGAGGGCTTGTGCTTTCAATAATTTGAAGTTGCTGATTTGTCAAGACAATTTTCTCTGAAGTGTGAAACTTTCCTTGCCATGAATAACTATTCTCATGGGATGCTCAGATGCTGAGAGAGCACTTCACAATTAGACAGCAACCACTCTGTCCACAGAGCAGAAGTTTGCACAGTAAATAGTattatttgctgctgctgagcagcagtaGCAGAGCCTGTGTGACCTTTCCAGGCTGGGATTAGCAGCTTCAGCTCCAGGCTCAGAGCACTTCTCCCAAGCACAGCTCAAACCCCTGTGGAAGAACCAGACCAGCTCCATCTACTCACCCAATGACCAGGCAGGAAATGGCAGTGCCAAGGAAAGCATATGCCAGAATGGATCCCAAGTTTCTGAAGAAGTGCCTctagcaggaggaaaaaaacataaaattaattatattttgctAACAATTTATTTCAAGCCTGCACAGCCACCCACAGTGTCCACAGCAACTTGGACCCAGCTCAGACACCACGAGCTGGACAGGCACAGGATGCCAagcacagcccagtgccagATCAGCAGCTAATGCAGCATTAATAAACATGAATGTACCATTTTCTCATACCTGGGCATTTAATAAGGTGCTATTCCAAGTCCTGGGAACTGATTTCCTAACCCAGCAgcattcctccttccttctcctgcaaGCTAAGTTGCATcattctcctctccttccaagtcagcatttcagagagctgctgctttctaaaACCTTTCCACACTCCCATGTGCTTGGAAAGCTGGGATGGCTGAAATGGCCTGGCTGACCCCAAAAACCCCTGCTGGAAATGGCTGAAGTCACTGACCCTTCCCAGGACAGAGGGGCAGACAAGAATGATGGGGGCactctcagctctgcctcccacAATCCCACATTTGCAGGGTAAAACCATACCCACCCCCGTAGCCTCAGCCTGCTGAGCAAGCATTAAACCACTCACAAGTATTAAAAATTCTCTGGAAGCAGAGGAACTAAAAACATCGGCACTGTAAAGGCACGTACCCTTTTCAAGCTGTAGCCTGCATAAAATATAATGGGAGGAAGCAAAATGTTGAAGAATACTTCAGGATCAAAAGTCACctgttaagaaagaaaaaaaccccaaaccccaagagtaaaatgatttgttaaaattttgcaagacaaaacacaaataagAAAGTAATATATGGAGGAAGCCTTGTACCCCCACCATGTGAATCCTGTTGGGTCAACGCTGAGGATGAGTCTGGGATCTTTTGGAGACAAATCCCAGAGTCTAAACAGCTTAAATGAAGATGAGCTAAAAATAGAGTTTCATTACATTGTATTCAACATATAAATTACTGCTCATCACAATCACAGGtttaaaacccaaaataaaaacacttgaTCTAGCAGATCCAGGACCCATCTCCATGGAGGGAGTGGGAAGCACC
This sequence is a window from Sylvia atricapilla isolate bSylAtr1 chromosome W, bSylAtr1.pri, whole genome shotgun sequence. Protein-coding genes within it:
- the LOC136373390 gene encoding sodium/hydrogen exchanger 6-like, which gives rise to MAGPGPVLAAAAGLWARGASGAEVAAARPGALEEEIVSEKAAEESHRQDSANLLVFILLLTLTILTIWLFKHRRARFLHETGLAMIYGVLVGVVLRYGIHVPSDINNVTLSCQVQTSPATLLVNVSGKFYEYTLKGEISAQELNNVQDNEMLRKVTFDPEVFFNILLPPIIFYAGYSLKRRHFFRNLGSILAYAFLGTAISCLVIGSVVYGCVVLMKVTGQLRGDFYFTDCLLFGAIVSATDPVTVLAIFHELQVDVELYALLFGESVLNDAVAIVLSSSIVAYQPAGDNSHTFDVTAMFKSIGIFLGIFSGSFAMGAATGVVTALISKFTKLREFPLLETGLFFLMSWSTFLLAEACGFTGVVAVLFCGITQAHYTYNNLSTESQHRTKQLFELLNFLAENFIFSYMGLALFAFQNHVFNPTFVMGAFLAIFLGRAANIYPLSFLLNLGRRNKIGTNLQHMMMFAGLRGAMAFALAIRDTATYARQMMFSTTLLIVFFTVWVFGGGTTAMLSCLNIRVGVDTDQENVGVPESERRSTKAESAWLFRMWYNFDHNYLKPLLTHSGPPLTTTLPGCCGPVARCLTSPQAYENQEQLKDDDSDLILNDGDISLTYGDSMVNTDSVASSSASRRFVGNSSEDALDRELAFGDHELVIRGTRLVLPMDDSEPPSNILDNARHGPA